In one window of Erythrolamprus reginae isolate rEryReg1 chromosome 1, rEryReg1.hap1, whole genome shotgun sequence DNA:
- the FAM174C gene encoding protein FAM174C: MAAVGFVWPLALWIVVAAATPTSPRSNKTELVAAAAPLPSLLPKERSHESASRLASTAAATTTTSRSSLSGFDQLALHRALYVVAGLAGIGLLYYLGGRKFRTRKPPRKKYGLLKSNSEDPMEMASLESDEDTVFEIRNLRR; the protein is encoded by the exons ATGGCGGCGGTTGGCTTCGTTTGGCCTCTGGCGCTTTGGATTGTGGTGGCCGCAGCGACGCCGACGTCGCCGCGCTCGAATAAGACGGAACTCGTCGCGGCCGcggctccccttccttccctgctGCCGAAAGAGAGAAGCCACGAGAGCGCCTCCCGGCTCGCTTCCACCGCCGCAGCCACCACCACGACATCCAGGTCCTCGCTGTCGGGATTTGACCAGCTGGCCCTTCACCGCGCGCTCTACGTCGTGGCCGGCCTGGCGGGCATCGGCCTCCTCTACTATCTCGGGGGCCGCAAGTTTCG GACAAGAAAACCTCCACGGAAAAAATACGGACTTTTAAAGTCCAACTCGGAAGATCCCATGGAGATGGCTTCTCTGGAGAGCGACGAAGATACGGTATTTGAAATAAGGAATTTGAGACG GTGA
- the ATP5F1D gene encoding ATP synthase subunit delta, mitochondrial has translation MFPVGRLLARALVLGSRSPSRHYAEAAAAAATGPAQLAFTFASPSQIFYNAVVVKQVDVPTLSGYFGILAAHVPTLQVLRPGIVTVFDEDGSSKKYFVSSGSLTVNADSSVQLLGEEVALLDQLDAATAKSNLDKALSQLASATDEVARAEAQISVEVNEAIVKALE, from the exons ATGTTCCCCGTCGGTCGTCTTCTCGCCCGCGCTTTGGTCTTGGGGTCCCGGTCCCCGTCCCGTCATTATGCtgaagcggcggcggcggctgctacaGGCCCTGCACAGCTGGCCTTCACCTTCGCCTCGCCCTCTCAG ATTTTCTACAATGCTGTCGTTGTGAAACAGGTGGATGTTCCCACCTTAAGTGGATACTTTGGCATCTTGGCTGCTCACGTTCCCACTCTGCAAGTCCTGAGGCCTGGCATTGTAACCGTCTTTGATGAGGATGGCTCCTCCAAAAAATACTTTG TGAGCAGCGGTTCTCTCACCGTGAATGCAGATTCCTCTGTCCAGCTGTTAGGTGAAGAAGTGGCTTTATTGGATCAGCTCGATGCTGCG ACAGCCAAGTCAAACTTGGACAAAGCCTTGTCGCAACTCGCATCGGCCACCGACGAGGTAGCAAGAGCAGAAGCGCAAATCAGTGTGGAAGTCAACGAAGCAATTGTGAAAGCTTTGGAGTGA